One genomic segment of Nocardia spumae includes these proteins:
- a CDS encoding dipeptidase, with the protein MGPALWEQHCCLPVLPSADITELTRYPAGSYVSVNVGYSLHSMEDALAMIALLRRDALADGRFRLVSTVADTQVPGSGPDARIALGFDLEDSRPLHGDPDNVAVFHALGVRSLLPTYNHANAAGGGCLDAEDRGLTPYGRVLIRTLDEVGVFADGSHCSRRTGLDIAEAVRGPMIYSHSNFAALWSHPRNIGDDQARACAATGGVIGVNGVGIFLGRNRAEGRAARIEAMADHIAYGAELVGVDHIGIGSDFSFDGDQFNAEIAAAPENFSEDYTRWGPLQWVPPEDLLGLGNTSAGKDPAAGPPVPGLDEVLARKGFTASERARIFRGNFERVARQVWK; encoded by the coding sequence GTGGGGCCTGCACTGTGGGAGCAGCACTGCTGCCTGCCGGTACTTCCGTCGGCCGATATCACCGAGCTGACACGATATCCGGCGGGTTCGTACGTGTCGGTGAACGTCGGCTATTCGCTGCATTCGATGGAGGACGCGCTGGCGATGATCGCGCTGTTGCGGCGGGATGCGCTGGCGGACGGCCGGTTTCGGCTGGTGTCGACGGTGGCGGATACGCAGGTGCCCGGTTCCGGGCCCGATGCGCGGATCGCGCTGGGCTTCGATCTGGAGGATTCGCGTCCGCTGCACGGGGATCCGGACAATGTCGCGGTGTTCCACGCGCTCGGCGTGCGCTCACTGCTGCCCACCTACAACCACGCCAACGCGGCCGGTGGCGGCTGCCTGGACGCAGAGGACCGCGGACTCACTCCGTACGGCCGCGTGCTGATCCGCACGCTGGACGAGGTCGGTGTCTTCGCCGACGGTTCGCATTGCTCGCGGCGAACCGGACTCGATATCGCCGAGGCCGTGCGCGGGCCGATGATCTACAGCCACTCCAACTTCGCCGCGCTCTGGTCGCACCCCCGCAACATCGGGGACGACCAGGCTCGCGCCTGTGCGGCGACCGGCGGCGTGATCGGCGTCAACGGGGTGGGAATCTTTCTGGGCCGCAACAGAGCCGAGGGCCGGGCCGCACGCATCGAGGCCATGGCCGACCACATCGCCTACGGTGCGGAACTGGTCGGCGTGGACCACATCGGCATCGGATCGGACTTCTCCTTCGACGGTGACCAGTTCAACGCCGAGATCGCGGCGGCGCCGGAGAACTTCTCCGAGGACTACACCCGGTGGGGCCCGCTGCAGTGGGTGCCGCCGGAGGATCTCCTGGGTCTCGGCAACACCAGTGCTGGGAAGGATCCCGCCGCCGGACCGCCCGTCCCGGGCCTCGACGAGGTGCTCGCTCGCAAGGGATTCACCGCGTCCGAGCGCGCGCGGATCTTCCGCGGCAACTTCGAGCGAGTGGCGCGGCAGGTCTGGAAATAG
- the lpdA gene encoding dihydrolipoyl dehydrogenase, with amino-acid sequence MTSHYDVVVLGAGPGGYVAAIRAAQLGLRTAIVEQKYWGGVCLNVGCIPSKALLRNAELAHIFTKEAKTFGISGQASFDFGAAFDRSRKVADGRVKGVHFLMKKNKIDEFDGKGTFTDANTLSVALTSGGTETVTFDNVIIATGTETKLLPGTSLSQNVVTYEEQILTRDLPGSILIVGAGAIGMEFGYVLKNYGVDVRIVEFLDRALPNEDADVSKEITKAYKKLGITISTGASVQSIEDNGSKVTVSIKDNKSGAVETVTVDKVLQAVGFAPRVQGYGLENTGVQLTDRGAIAIDDYMRTNVPHIYAIGDVTAKLQLAHVAEAQGVVAAETIGGAETLALGDYRMMPRATFCQPQVASFGLTEQQARDEGYDVKVATFPFTANGKAHGLGDPTGFVKLVADAKYGELLGGHLIGPDVSELLPELTLAQKWDLTVNELARNVHTHPTLSEALQEAIHGLAGHMINF; translated from the coding sequence GTGACTTCCCACTACGATGTCGTCGTTCTCGGCGCTGGTCCCGGCGGTTACGTCGCCGCGATCCGCGCCGCTCAACTCGGCCTGCGAACAGCGATCGTCGAGCAGAAATACTGGGGTGGCGTGTGCCTGAACGTCGGGTGCATTCCGTCCAAGGCACTGCTGCGCAATGCGGAGCTGGCCCATATCTTCACCAAGGAAGCGAAGACGTTCGGTATCTCCGGACAGGCGAGCTTCGATTTCGGTGCCGCGTTCGACCGAAGTCGTAAGGTCGCGGACGGCCGGGTCAAGGGCGTCCACTTCCTGATGAAGAAGAACAAGATCGACGAGTTCGACGGGAAGGGTACCTTCACCGACGCGAACACCCTCTCGGTCGCGCTGACGAGCGGCGGCACCGAGACGGTCACGTTCGACAACGTCATCATCGCCACCGGCACCGAGACCAAGCTGCTGCCGGGCACCTCGCTGTCGCAGAACGTCGTGACCTACGAGGAACAAATCCTGACCCGGGATCTGCCGGGGTCGATCCTGATCGTCGGCGCGGGCGCGATCGGTATGGAGTTCGGGTACGTCCTGAAGAACTACGGCGTGGACGTGCGGATCGTGGAGTTCCTCGATCGCGCGCTGCCGAACGAGGACGCCGATGTCTCCAAGGAGATCACCAAGGCGTACAAGAAGCTCGGCATCACCATCTCCACCGGTGCCTCGGTGCAATCCATCGAGGACAACGGTTCCAAGGTCACCGTCTCGATCAAGGACAACAAGTCCGGTGCGGTCGAGACCGTCACGGTCGACAAGGTGCTGCAGGCGGTCGGTTTCGCCCCGCGCGTGCAGGGCTACGGGCTGGAGAACACCGGTGTGCAGTTGACCGACCGCGGCGCCATCGCGATCGACGACTACATGCGCACCAATGTCCCGCACATCTACGCCATCGGCGATGTGACCGCGAAACTGCAGCTGGCGCATGTCGCCGAGGCGCAGGGCGTGGTCGCGGCCGAGACCATCGGCGGTGCGGAGACCCTCGCGCTGGGTGACTACCGGATGATGCCGCGCGCGACGTTCTGCCAGCCGCAGGTCGCCAGCTTCGGTCTGACCGAGCAGCAGGCCCGCGACGAGGGCTACGACGTCAAGGTGGCGACCTTCCCGTTCACCGCGAACGGTAAGGCGCACGGCCTGGGCGATCCGACCGGTTTCGTGAAGCTGGTCGCCGACGCGAAATACGGTGAGCTGCTCGGCGGGCATCTGATCGGCCCGGATGTGTCGGAGCTGCTGCCGGAGCTGACGCTGGCCCAGAAGTGGGATCTGACCGTCAACGAGCTCGCGCGCAACGTGCATACCCACCCGACGCTGAGTGAGGCGCTGCAGGAGGCGATTCACGGCCTCGCGGGGCACATGATCAACTTCTGA
- a CDS encoding winged helix-turn-helix transcriptional regulator: MTTGQPVSADDADPTLEADVFAQNCRSRPVLQNVASRWGALALVALWEGPYRFSALRRRVDGISERMLSQTLQALERDGMIHREVQQTIPPRVEYTLTDLGTRVAGQLRGLMEILETNIDTILAAQDAYHRD, from the coding sequence ATGACCACTGGGCAGCCCGTCTCGGCAGACGACGCCGATCCGACACTGGAGGCCGACGTCTTCGCGCAGAATTGCCGATCTCGACCCGTCCTGCAGAATGTGGCAAGCCGCTGGGGAGCGCTCGCCCTGGTCGCGCTGTGGGAAGGCCCCTACCGGTTCAGCGCGCTGCGACGTCGCGTCGACGGCATCAGCGAACGCATGCTCTCGCAGACCCTGCAGGCCCTCGAACGCGATGGCATGATCCATCGCGAGGTGCAGCAGACCATCCCACCCCGGGTCGAATACACCCTGACCGACCTCGGCACCCGAGTCGCCGGCCAACTGCGCGGCCTGATGGAAATCCTGGAAACCAATATCGACACCATCCTGGCCGCCCAGGACGCCTACCACCGCGACTGA
- a CDS encoding SDR family oxidoreductase, with amino-acid sequence MTVAVTGASGQLGRLAVEALLNRDVGPVVAIVRDPDKVRDLAERGAEVRQASYDDPQALDRALRGVDRVLLVSGNEFGKRVEQHGNVVRAAERAGVELLAYTSIPRAERNPMILAEEHRGTEEVVAESAVPHVILRNSWYWENYLNGVEATLESGVLYGAAGDGLVAGAARADYAEAAAVVLTTDGHAGRTYELGGDERLSLTDVARVISTVSGKQVRYRDLPQDELAAGLENAGVPGDFARVLADSDAGLRAGWLDVTSGDLRKLIGRPSASAAEVLGRALAG; translated from the coding sequence ATGACCGTTGCCGTTACCGGGGCCAGTGGCCAGTTGGGGCGTCTCGCCGTCGAGGCGCTGTTGAACAGGGATGTCGGGCCGGTCGTCGCGATCGTCCGGGATCCGGACAAGGTGCGCGATCTGGCCGAGCGTGGGGCGGAGGTCCGGCAGGCGTCCTACGACGATCCGCAGGCACTCGATCGTGCCCTGCGGGGGGTCGATCGGGTGTTGCTGGTTTCGGGCAACGAATTCGGCAAACGGGTCGAACAGCACGGCAATGTCGTTCGCGCCGCCGAGCGGGCCGGGGTCGAGCTGCTGGCCTATACGAGCATTCCGCGGGCGGAGCGGAATCCGATGATCCTCGCCGAGGAGCATCGCGGCACCGAAGAGGTTGTCGCCGAATCCGCTGTGCCGCATGTAATCCTGCGCAACAGCTGGTACTGGGAGAACTATCTGAACGGCGTGGAGGCGACCCTGGAATCGGGGGTGCTGTACGGCGCGGCCGGCGACGGGCTGGTCGCCGGTGCCGCACGGGCCGACTACGCCGAGGCCGCGGCCGTGGTGCTGACGACCGACGGTCACGCGGGGCGGACCTACGAGCTCGGTGGTGACGAGCGACTGTCACTCACCGATGTGGCGCGGGTGATTTCGACCGTGTCCGGTAAGCAGGTGCGATATCGGGATCTGCCGCAGGACGAGCTGGCGGCGGGTTTGGAAAACGCCGGTGTCCCCGGAGATTTCGCGCGGGTGCTCGCCGACTCGGATGCCGGGTTGCGTGCGGGATGGCTGGATGTGACCAGCGGTGACCTGCGCAAGCTGATCGGACGGCCGTCGGCGTCGGCGGCCGAGGTGCTGGGCCGCGCCCTGGCGGGCTGA
- a CDS encoding VOC family protein has product MNITASAVSLNVADPDASATFLSTHFGFAVEMSADGFVSLTRPDAGFHVIFLRTGLATFKPARIAGDAGQGLLIVFTVDEIDAEYERVRAEGVEIVTPIETEPWGERYFQALDPNGVVIQLVQWVGDPSAYTAPES; this is encoded by the coding sequence GTGAACATCACCGCATCCGCCGTCTCGCTCAATGTCGCCGACCCCGACGCGTCGGCGACATTCCTCAGCACTCACTTCGGCTTCGCCGTCGAGATGTCCGCCGACGGCTTCGTTTCCCTGACTCGGCCGGATGCGGGTTTCCATGTGATCTTCCTGCGCACCGGGCTGGCCACCTTCAAGCCCGCCCGGATCGCGGGCGACGCCGGGCAGGGCCTGCTGATCGTGTTCACCGTGGACGAGATCGACGCGGAATACGAGCGTGTGCGGGCCGAAGGGGTGGAGATCGTGACCCCGATCGAGACCGAGCCGTGGGGCGAACGCTACTTCCAGGCGCTCGATCCGAACGGCGTCGTCATTCAGTTGGTTCAGTGGGTCGGCGATCCGAGCGCGTACACCGCGCCGGAATCCTGA
- a CDS encoding TetR/AcrR family transcriptional regulator C-terminal domain-containing protein, translating to MTEESAEARPGRARVTGERSGAGDPARTLDLLWRQPGRGSGRGPKQRSSVEEVVAAAVGIADTEGLEALTMRAVAAKLGLTPMATYTYVPGKAELLDLMLDSVYGQMPRPDLTGMSWRERVCAVARENRAMLDRHRWVAYVPTTRPPLGPGLAAKYDHELSAFDGLGLSDIEMDAALTHLLGFVNAVARIAIDTDRTAAVTGLSDHEWWERAAPVLEQVFDPRRYPLAARVGTAAGGAHDSAYSADHAWNFGLARVLDGLAVLIEPPVTDPE from the coding sequence GTGACAGAGGAGTCGGCCGAGGCGAGGCCCGGCCGGGCGCGCGTCACGGGTGAGCGATCCGGCGCGGGCGATCCGGCGCGCACGCTGGACCTGCTCTGGCGGCAGCCGGGTCGCGGCTCGGGGCGCGGACCCAAACAACGCAGCAGTGTCGAGGAGGTCGTGGCGGCGGCGGTCGGCATCGCCGATACCGAGGGGCTGGAGGCGCTCACCATGCGGGCCGTCGCCGCGAAACTGGGACTGACCCCGATGGCCACCTACACCTACGTGCCCGGCAAGGCCGAACTTCTCGACCTGATGCTGGATTCGGTGTACGGGCAGATGCCGCGCCCCGACCTGACCGGAATGTCCTGGCGCGAACGGGTTTGCGCGGTCGCTCGGGAGAACCGGGCCATGCTCGACCGCCACCGCTGGGTGGCCTATGTGCCGACGACCCGCCCGCCGCTGGGACCGGGTCTGGCCGCGAAATACGATCACGAACTGAGCGCCTTCGACGGTCTCGGGCTCAGCGATATCGAGATGGATGCGGCGCTGACCCATCTACTGGGCTTCGTCAACGCCGTCGCCCGCATCGCGATCGATACCGACCGCACGGCCGCTGTCACCGGATTGTCGGATCACGAATGGTGGGAACGCGCCGCTCCGGTCCTGGAGCAGGTGTTCGATCCGCGGCGCTATCCGCTGGCCGCACGAGTCGGCACGGCCGCCGGTGGCGCGCACGACAGTGCCTACAGCGCCGACCACGCCTGGAATTTCGGTTTGGCGCGAGTGCTGGACGGATTGGCCGTCCTCATCGAACCGCCCGTGACCGACCCCGAATGA
- a CDS encoding carboxymuconolactone decarboxylase family protein, producing MVSTEPRIAPGRLRELGPVNWVVWQVLSRAAGTDDAHLFSTLGRTGGLFRGWLHFSGRLMPGGKLSRYDTELVILRVAHLRDCEYETDHHIRLGKRAGVTGEILARLRTGPEAEGWSAKERALLTAVDQLVTTRNVDDTTWSALARHYDEKRLIEIVLLTNQYEGLASTITTLRIQTDH from the coding sequence ATGGTGTCGACGGAGCCACGGATCGCACCCGGTCGCCTGCGCGAACTGGGTCCGGTGAATTGGGTTGTCTGGCAGGTGCTTTCCCGGGCGGCGGGCACCGACGACGCCCATCTGTTCAGCACACTCGGCCGTACCGGCGGACTGTTCCGCGGCTGGCTGCATTTCTCCGGGCGGCTGATGCCCGGCGGCAAACTCTCCCGCTACGACACCGAGCTGGTCATTCTGCGGGTCGCCCACCTGCGCGACTGCGAATACGAGACCGATCATCACATCCGCCTCGGCAAACGCGCGGGCGTCACCGGGGAAATCCTGGCGCGGCTGCGCACCGGCCCCGAGGCCGAAGGCTGGTCGGCGAAGGAACGCGCGCTGCTCACCGCCGTGGACCAGCTCGTCACCACCCGGAATGTCGACGACACCACCTGGTCCGCGCTCGCGCGGCATTACGACGAGAAGCGCCTCATCGAAATTGTGCTGCTGACGAACCAATACGAAGGTCTGGCCAGCACCATCACCACCCTGCGCATCCAGACCGACCACTGA
- the ramB gene encoding acetate metabolism transcriptional regulator RamB, translated as MAKTYVGARLRQLRTERGLSQISLAKKLEISASYLNQIEHDVRPLTVPVLLRISEVFGVDTGFFASQDDTRLIAELQEVVMDTELGIEADAQEIAEMVSAHPSLARALVNMHRRYRNTTAQLAAATEDRFSDGSGSGAISRPHEEVRDFFYQRQNYIHELDTAAEELATRMRFHGGDMRRELTRRLTTGYGVQIVERIDLGEGVLHRYDPEARRLEIAPHLSGGQRVFKLAAELAYMECGDLIDKLVEEGNFASEDTRTLAKLGLANYFAAATVLPYSHFHEVAEDFRYDIERLSAFFAQSYETVCHRLSTLQRPNLRGVPFSFVRVDRAGNMSKRQSATGFHFSSAGGTCPLWNVYETFAYPGRIMTQIAQMPDGRKYLWIARTVERRATRYGQPSKTFAIGLGCELRHAGRVVYADGLDLNEPQATPIGAGCRVCERANCPQRAFPPLGKSLDISEHRSSISPYVLR; from the coding sequence ATGGCCAAGACTTATGTCGGGGCGCGGCTTCGCCAGCTACGCACCGAACGGGGACTGAGCCAGATCTCGCTCGCCAAGAAGCTGGAGATCTCGGCGAGTTACCTCAACCAGATCGAACACGATGTACGCCCGCTCACCGTACCGGTCCTGCTGCGGATCAGCGAGGTGTTCGGCGTCGATACCGGATTCTTCGCCTCCCAGGACGACACCCGCCTCATCGCCGAACTCCAGGAAGTGGTGATGGACACCGAACTCGGGATCGAGGCCGACGCCCAGGAGATCGCCGAGATGGTCTCGGCACATCCGAGTCTGGCCCGCGCCCTGGTGAATATGCACCGCCGCTACCGCAACACCACCGCCCAGCTGGCCGCGGCCACCGAGGATCGCTTCTCCGACGGCAGCGGCTCCGGCGCCATCTCCCGCCCGCACGAGGAAGTGCGCGACTTCTTCTATCAGCGGCAGAACTACATCCACGAACTGGATACCGCCGCAGAGGAATTGGCGACCCGGATGCGCTTCCACGGTGGCGATATGCGCCGGGAGCTCACCCGCCGGCTCACCACCGGTTACGGCGTGCAGATCGTGGAACGCATCGATCTCGGGGAGGGGGTGCTGCACCGCTACGATCCCGAGGCCCGGCGGCTGGAGATCGCACCCCACCTGTCCGGCGGTCAGCGCGTATTCAAACTCGCCGCCGAACTCGCGTACATGGAATGCGGGGACCTGATCGACAAATTGGTCGAGGAGGGCAACTTCGCCTCCGAGGACACTCGTACGCTGGCCAAACTCGGGTTGGCCAACTATTTCGCCGCCGCGACGGTGCTGCCGTATTCGCATTTCCACGAGGTCGCCGAGGATTTCCGCTACGACATCGAGCGGCTGTCGGCATTCTTCGCGCAGAGTTACGAGACGGTCTGTCATCGGCTCTCCACCCTGCAGCGGCCGAACCTGCGCGGGGTGCCGTTCTCGTTCGTCCGGGTGGACCGCGCCGGGAACATGTCGAAACGACAGTCCGCCACCGGATTTCACTTCTCATCCGCCGGCGGCACCTGCCCGCTGTGGAACGTGTACGAGACCTTCGCCTATCCGGGCCGCATCATGACCCAGATCGCGCAGATGCCCGACGGCCGGAAATATCTGTGGATCGCGCGCACCGTCGAGCGGCGCGCCACCCGCTACGGGCAGCCGAGCAAGACCTTCGCCATCGGCCTGGGCTGCGAACTGCGCCACGCGGGCCGGGTGGTCTACGCCGACGGCCTGGACCTCAACGAACCCCAGGCCACCCCGATCGGCGCCGGCTGCCGCGTGTGCGAGCGCGCCAACTGCCCGCAGCGGGCGTTTCCCCCGCTGGGCAAGTCCCTGGACATCAGCGAACACCGCAGCTCGATCTCGCCCTACGTGCTGCGCTGA
- a CDS encoding ATP-dependent DNA ligase, whose product MLLSDVVAASDSVRATASRKVKIAGLAELLGRAESDELLPVVAWLSGELPQGKLGTGWRTVAAIEVEPAATPTLTVAAVDEALSELAAISGSGSVARRRELLTGLLARAIDAERTFLIRLLTGELRQGALTAIVAEAVAVAAEVPADLVRRAYMLSGRLPVTAAAAFGGGATALAAFRLEVGRPIQPMLASPGATLDEVLREFDGDLSVEHKLDGARIQVHRNGSQVRVFTRTLRDITSGVPELVQLVSELPCDSVVLDGETLALTDSGRPRPFQETMSRFAADPGSEEPRLTVNSTRELLLHPYFFDCLHLDGVDLLDAPLRERRKALSAVAGEHSIPALIDPDPETVAEYFDGALAAGHEGIMIKSLSAPYAAGRRGRAWRKIKPAHTLDLVVLGAEWGYGRRTGYLSNLHLGARDPHGGDPVMVGKTFKGLTDALLRWQTAEFPRHERSRDEHTVYLWPELVVEIALDGVQTSSRYPGGVALRFARVVRYRPDKEPAQADTIDAVRALMAGATA is encoded by the coding sequence GTGCTGCTTTCGGATGTGGTCGCGGCGTCGGATTCGGTGCGGGCAACCGCGTCGCGCAAGGTCAAGATCGCGGGTCTGGCCGAGTTGCTGGGGCGTGCCGAATCGGACGAACTCCTGCCGGTCGTGGCCTGGTTATCCGGAGAACTACCGCAGGGCAAGCTGGGTACCGGCTGGCGCACCGTCGCCGCCATCGAGGTGGAGCCGGCGGCCACACCGACGTTGACCGTCGCCGCTGTCGACGAGGCGCTCAGCGAGCTGGCGGCGATATCGGGCAGCGGCTCGGTGGCGCGCCGGCGGGAACTGCTGACCGGTTTGCTCGCCCGGGCGATCGATGCCGAGCGGACCTTCCTGATCCGGCTGCTCACCGGTGAACTGCGGCAGGGCGCGCTCACCGCCATCGTCGCCGAGGCGGTGGCCGTGGCCGCGGAAGTGCCCGCGGATCTGGTGCGCCGGGCGTACATGCTGTCGGGCCGGCTGCCGGTGACCGCGGCCGCGGCCTTCGGCGGCGGCGCCACGGCGCTGGCCGCCTTCCGACTCGAGGTCGGCCGCCCGATTCAGCCGATGCTGGCCTCACCCGGCGCCACCCTCGACGAGGTGCTGCGTGAGTTCGACGGCGATCTGAGCGTGGAACACAAACTCGACGGCGCCCGGATTCAGGTGCATCGCAACGGGTCCCAGGTCCGGGTCTTCACCCGTACCTTGCGCGATATCACCTCCGGGGTACCGGAACTCGTGCAGCTGGTTTCCGAATTGCCCTGCGACAGTGTGGTTCTCGACGGCGAGACGCTGGCCCTCACCGATTCCGGCCGCCCGCGCCCGTTCCAGGAGACGATGAGCCGCTTCGCCGCCGATCCCGGTTCGGAGGAGCCGCGCCTGACGGTGAATTCCACCCGGGAACTACTGCTGCATCCCTATTTCTTCGACTGCCTGCATCTGGACGGGGTCGATCTGCTCGACGCGCCGCTGCGGGAACGCCGGAAGGCATTGTCGGCGGTGGCGGGCGAGCACAGCATTCCGGCACTGATCGACCCCGATCCGGAGACGGTGGCGGAATACTTCGACGGTGCGCTGGCCGCCGGACACGAGGGCATCATGATCAAATCGCTGTCGGCGCCGTATGCGGCGGGCCGGCGTGGGCGGGCCTGGCGCAAGATCAAACCCGCGCACACGCTGGATCTGGTCGTGCTCGGGGCGGAATGGGGGTATGGCCGCCGCACCGGTTACCTGTCCAATCTGCATCTGGGTGCGCGTGATCCGCACGGGGGCGACCCGGTGATGGTCGGTAAGACGTTCAAGGGGCTGACCGATGCGCTGTTGCGCTGGCAGACAGCGGAATTCCCGCGCCACGAACGCTCCCGCGACGAACACACCGTGTACCTGTGGCCGGAACTGGTGGTCGAGATCGCACTGGACGGAGTGCAGACCAGTTCACGCTATCCGGGTGGTGTCGCATTGCGCTTCGCGCGGGTGGTGCGGTACCGGCCGGACAAGGAGCCGGCCCAAGCCGACACCATCGATGCGGTGCGCGCGCTGATGGCGGGCGCCACAGCATGA
- a CDS encoding DUF4254 domain-containing protein, with protein sequence MIGVESLPPKHLLLEACRGLTDDGHPVLKCACRLSELHEQRLSAVPGATLDIDRDRAQLVSDIDRWVAGELPRAHSAARMHTETVGTVIDRLAQFSALAYLTLTNEPEWMIHDAWRRLSELAVAYDDLAGEVTAGLCRLPDLSGHHEYE encoded by the coding sequence ATGATCGGCGTGGAATCGCTCCCACCCAAACACCTCCTGCTGGAGGCCTGCCGGGGCCTGACCGACGACGGTCACCCCGTGTTGAAGTGCGCGTGCCGCCTCAGCGAACTGCACGAGCAGAGACTGAGCGCCGTGCCCGGAGCGACGCTGGACATCGATCGTGATCGAGCCCAATTGGTTTCCGATATCGACCGCTGGGTCGCCGGTGAACTCCCCCGCGCCCACAGTGCCGCACGCATGCATACCGAAACGGTCGGCACGGTGATCGACCGGCTCGCGCAGTTCTCCGCACTGGCCTATCTCACCTTGACCAACGAACCGGAATGGATGATCCACGACGCCTGGCGGCGGCTGTCCGAACTGGCGGTCGCCTACGACGATCTGGCCGGTGAGGTGACCGCTGGACTGTGCCGGCTGCCGGATCTGAGTGGACATCACGAATACGAATGA
- a CDS encoding YciI family protein, with translation MAKYLLLKHYRGAPAAVNDVPMDRWTPAEIETHLRYMDDFAARLRDTGEFVDSQALTPEGTWVRSGGEGRPPVTDGPFAETKDVIAGWMIIDVDTYERALALAGELSAAPGAGGEPVCEWLELRPLMATAPCVTE, from the coding sequence ATGGCCAAGTACCTGCTTCTCAAGCACTATCGCGGCGCTCCGGCGGCCGTCAACGATGTGCCGATGGATCGGTGGACGCCCGCCGAGATCGAGACTCATCTCCGGTATATGGACGATTTCGCGGCCCGGCTGCGCGACACCGGCGAATTCGTCGACAGCCAGGCCCTCACACCGGAGGGCACCTGGGTCCGATCCGGTGGTGAGGGGCGTCCGCCCGTGACCGACGGGCCGTTCGCGGAGACCAAGGATGTGATCGCGGGCTGGATGATCATCGATGTCGACACCTACGAACGCGCGCTGGCGCTGGCCGGTGAGCTGTCCGCGGCGCCCGGTGCCGGTGGTGAACCCGTCTGCGAGTGGCTCGAGTTGCGGCCGCTGATGGCCACCGCGCCCTGCGTCACCGAATGA
- a CDS encoding RNA polymerase sigma factor — protein sequence MTAADPVDEARIRELIPGVLAALVHRGADFATAEDAVQEALIRAVQTWPARPPEDPKGWLITTAWRCFVDLARSEDARRRREERVFDEPPPGPAASVDETLQLYFLCAHPSLTPASAVALTLRAVGGLTTRQIAQAYLVPEATMAQRISRAKRTVSTVRLDRHGEVHTVLRVLYLVFNEGYSGDVDLAAEAIRLARQLAATTDDPEVAGLLALFLLHHARRPARTRADGSLVPLADQDRGRWRRDLIAEGVAVLQAALARDRLGEYQAQAAVAALHADAQTAAETDWVQIVEWYDELVRLTGSPIVRLNRAVAVGEADGPRAGLAALAELDPELPRYTASAAYLHERAGDLGTAARLYVDAAARADNLAERNHLTRRAAALHQRLDGQSG from the coding sequence ATGACGGCCGCGGACCCGGTGGACGAGGCCCGGATCCGCGAGCTGATTCCCGGTGTCCTGGCCGCGCTCGTGCACCGCGGCGCCGATTTCGCGACCGCCGAGGACGCCGTCCAGGAGGCCCTGATCCGGGCCGTGCAGACCTGGCCGGCGAGGCCGCCCGAGGATCCCAAGGGCTGGTTGATCACCACGGCGTGGCGGTGTTTCGTCGATCTCGCACGATCCGAGGACGCGCGGCGCCGCCGCGAAGAGCGGGTCTTCGACGAGCCGCCGCCCGGGCCGGCGGCCTCGGTCGACGAAACACTGCAGCTCTACTTCCTGTGTGCGCATCCGAGTCTCACCCCGGCTTCGGCCGTCGCACTGACGCTGCGGGCCGTCGGCGGTCTGACCACCCGGCAGATCGCGCAGGCCTATCTCGTTCCCGAGGCGACGATGGCGCAGCGGATCAGCCGGGCCAAGCGCACCGTGAGTACGGTCCGGCTGGACCGTCACGGTGAGGTGCACACGGTGTTGCGGGTGCTGTATCTGGTGTTCAATGAGGGCTACAGCGGAGATGTGGATCTCGCGGCGGAGGCGATCCGGCTGGCTCGCCAGCTGGCCGCGACCACCGACGATCCCGAGGTGGCCGGGCTGCTCGCCCTGTTCCTGCTGCACCACGCCCGGCGCCCGGCCCGCACCCGTGCCGACGGCAGTCTCGTCCCGCTCGCGGACCAGGACCGCGGCCGGTGGCGGCGCGACCTGATCGCCGAGGGGGTGGCGGTGTTGCAGGCCGCACTGGCTCGCGATCGGCTGGGGGAGTATCAGGCCCAGGCCGCGGTCGCGGCGCTGCATGCCGACGCGCAGACCGCCGCGGAGACCGACTGGGTGCAGATCGTCGAGTGGTACGACGAGCTGGTTCGGCTCACCGGCAGCCCGATCGTGCGACTCAATCGCGCGGTCGCCGTCGGTGAGGCCGACGGACCGCGGGCCGGGCTGGCCGCCCTCGCCGAACTGGATCCCGAACTCCCGCGCTACACCGCGTCCGCGGCGTATCTGCACGAGCGGGCCGGGGACCTCGGCACGGCGGCGCGGCTCTATGTGGATGCCGCCGCCCGCGCGGACAATCTCGCCGAGCGCAATCACCTCACCCGCCGCGCCGCAGCCCTCCATCAGCGATTGGACGGGCAAAGCGGCTGA